A DNA window from Proteiniborus ethanoligenes contains the following coding sequences:
- a CDS encoding bifunctional folylpolyglutamate synthase/dihydrofolate synthase — MNYREALDYIHGTKKFGSKLGLDNIRALLGLLENPQQDLKFIHVAGTNGKGSTSSFIANTLIEAGYRVGLFTSPYLEVFNERMRINNTDISDDSLAQITLNVKEKVEVMLSRGMNHPTEFEIVTAIAMEYFKKENVDFVVLEVGLGGRYDSTNVIEDSLASVITTISMDHTDILGDTIGKIAYEKAGIIKDNGLVISYPQDKEAQEVIIDVAQKKNSELIIVPTEKIEVIETTAFGSRFNFEYKDIKMLDLEIGLIGVHQIYNASTALTTILSLKERGCISISDEAIRKGLSNTKWSGRLEVLKRNPTFLIDGAHNIQGIHALKKTLKDVFKYNKLILGVAILADKDVDHMIEELVPIADKIIVTEANIFRAMKAEELAEKIKKYNNNVIIESNIEKAVEESFQIATENDLIVFSGSLYLIGDVRTIVKKRC, encoded by the coding sequence ATGAACTATAGAGAAGCTTTAGACTATATACATGGAACTAAAAAATTTGGTAGCAAACTAGGTCTTGATAATATAAGAGCGTTGCTAGGCCTGCTTGAAAATCCACAACAGGATCTAAAATTTATCCATGTGGCAGGTACTAATGGTAAAGGCTCTACATCATCCTTTATAGCAAACACATTAATAGAAGCAGGGTATAGGGTAGGTCTGTTTACATCGCCTTATTTAGAAGTTTTTAACGAAAGAATGAGAATAAATAATACGGATATTAGTGATGATAGCTTAGCACAGATAACTTTAAATGTAAAAGAAAAAGTCGAAGTTATGCTAAGTAGGGGCATGAATCATCCAACTGAATTTGAAATAGTAACAGCTATTGCCATGGAGTATTTTAAGAAAGAAAATGTAGATTTTGTTGTTCTTGAGGTGGGGCTTGGAGGTAGATATGATTCTACAAATGTTATTGAAGACTCTTTAGCATCCGTAATAACAACTATATCTATGGACCATACAGATATTCTAGGAGATACTATTGGAAAGATTGCTTATGAAAAAGCAGGAATAATAAAGGATAATGGGCTTGTAATTAGCTATCCACAGGATAAAGAAGCCCAGGAAGTTATAATAGATGTAGCACAAAAGAAAAATAGCGAATTAATAATTGTGCCTACTGAGAAGATAGAAGTCATAGAAACTACTGCGTTTGGAAGCAGATTTAACTTTGAATATAAGGATATTAAAATGTTAGATTTAGAAATCGGGCTAATTGGAGTTCATCAAATATATAATGCTTCAACTGCTTTAACTACAATACTATCCCTAAAAGAAAGGGGATGTATTTCAATATCTGATGAAGCCATTAGAAAAGGTCTATCAAACACTAAATGGAGCGGAAGGCTTGAAGTGTTAAAAAGAAATCCTACTTTCTTAATAGATGGAGCACACAACATTCAGGGAATACATGCTCTTAAAAAGACTTTAAAGGATGTATTTAAATACAATAAGCTTATTCTTGGAGTAGCCATACTTGCAGATAAAGATGTAGATCATATGATAGAAGAATTAGTCCCAATAGCTGATAAAATAATAGTGACTGAAGCTAATATATTTAGAGCAATGAAGGCAGAAGAGCTAGCTGAAAAAATTAAAAAATATAACAATAATGTTATAATAGAAAGTAATATTGAAAAGGCTGTTGAAGAATCCTTCCAGATAGCTACTGAAAATGATCTTATAGTATTTTCAGGCTCCCT